A single genomic interval of Terriglobus albidus harbors:
- a CDS encoding glycoside hydrolase family 28 protein has protein sequence MPENYLPSAQGAPTRLTRRQWLEKAPLTALAAGAAFDMLPKQAHAAAPSRNDIDLGSRVYNIRSYGAKGDGVTLDTKALQAAIDACNHDGGGTVLVPAGTFQIGTVELKSNVTLHIAASGKLLGSADGKQYHAVDAIPLSGDTTLIDGNWALLYAVNATNVTVEGPGTIDGQGYQFHSPVRGQKPPSGLGGNSRPYHILAYRCEGLRVRDIDLLDCAYHSIRVIQSKRVHMDGIYIHNRVNGNNDGFHFISAQYVTVNNCVIMCQDDACALFGSCQNVAITNSIFSTRWSVFRFGGGSPRNITVSNCVLMQVYGCPIKFQGNPGSSYENINFSNITLDQVTGPIHVSVGPRQPRANAPRTDDMATAPREESGAPAVLRNVSFSNIQGTVTTDPPQLAEAKVTSGYNPGEKHSCITLTCSGGATMENVSLSNINLTFGGGGTAEDAARRDLPEIAGEYFMMGPMPAYGLYARGVHGLTVENVKFRLASSDLRPAVIFDRVVDASIRGLNVEADSQTESAVRFINSKDVLLTDPRMKGAPQAYLQVEGSGSEKITLDGGDVASANLVKYAASASNGTVKVRA, from the coding sequence ATGCCTGAAAATTATCTTCCTTCCGCACAAGGTGCACCTACTCGTCTCACTCGCCGTCAGTGGCTTGAAAAAGCTCCTCTAACGGCCCTTGCCGCGGGAGCCGCCTTCGACATGCTTCCGAAGCAGGCTCATGCAGCGGCTCCGTCGCGAAACGACATCGATCTTGGAAGCCGCGTCTACAACATTCGCAGCTATGGCGCGAAGGGTGACGGCGTCACACTGGACACCAAAGCCCTGCAGGCGGCCATCGATGCATGCAATCACGATGGCGGAGGCACGGTACTTGTACCAGCGGGCACTTTCCAGATCGGCACCGTGGAGCTGAAGAGCAACGTCACGCTGCATATTGCCGCATCCGGTAAACTGCTGGGTTCCGCAGACGGGAAGCAGTATCACGCTGTCGATGCCATTCCGCTCAGCGGAGACACCACACTGATCGACGGCAACTGGGCGTTGCTCTATGCCGTGAATGCCACGAATGTCACGGTCGAAGGCCCGGGCACCATCGATGGCCAGGGCTACCAGTTCCATTCCCCGGTTCGTGGACAGAAGCCGCCCAGCGGCCTGGGCGGTAATAGCCGGCCGTACCATATCCTGGCCTACCGCTGCGAAGGTCTCCGCGTCCGCGACATCGATCTGCTTGACTGCGCGTATCACAGTATCCGGGTGATCCAGAGCAAGCGCGTCCACATGGACGGCATCTATATCCATAACCGGGTAAACGGCAATAATGACGGTTTCCACTTCATCAGCGCGCAGTATGTCACGGTCAATAACTGCGTCATCATGTGCCAGGATGATGCCTGCGCCTTGTTCGGTAGCTGCCAGAATGTTGCGATCACCAATTCCATCTTCAGCACCCGCTGGTCGGTCTTCCGCTTCGGGGGCGGCTCTCCGCGCAATATCACCGTCTCTAATTGCGTTCTGATGCAGGTATACGGATGCCCGATCAAGTTCCAGGGCAATCCAGGCTCCAGCTATGAAAACATCAACTTTTCCAACATCACCCTGGATCAAGTGACTGGCCCGATCCACGTCAGTGTTGGGCCACGGCAGCCTCGCGCCAACGCTCCACGCACCGATGACATGGCCACGGCTCCTCGTGAGGAATCAGGCGCACCTGCAGTCCTCCGCAACGTCTCATTCAGCAATATTCAGGGAACCGTAACCACCGATCCTCCGCAGCTTGCTGAGGCCAAGGTCACCAGTGGCTACAATCCCGGAGAGAAGCACTCCTGCATCACCCTTACCTGCAGCGGTGGCGCGACCATGGAGAATGTCTCGCTCTCCAACATCAATCTCACCTTCGGTGGAGGTGGCACAGCAGAAGATGCTGCCCGCAGAGACCTTCCTGAGATCGCTGGTGAGTACTTCATGATGGGGCCGATGCCTGCCTATGGGCTCTATGCCCGTGGAGTTCATGGCCTGACCGTCGAGAACGTAAAGTTCCGGCTGGCTTCATCGGACCTGCGGCCCGCAGTCATCTTTGATCGGGTTGTAGACGCTTCCATCCGCGGCTTGAATGTCGAAGCCGATAGTCAGACGGAATCTGCCGTACGCTTCATCAACAGCAAAGATGTCCTTCTGACGGATCCGCGAATGAAGGGTGCACCGCAAGCATATCTTCAGGTAGAAGGTTCTGGCTCGGAGAAGATCACACTCGACGGAGGCGATGTTGCCTCGGCGAACCTTGTGAAATATGCCGCCAGTGCGAGCAACGGAACGGTAAAGGTCCGGGCTTAA
- a CDS encoding LacI family DNA-binding transcriptional regulator produces the protein MDMRDIAKIAGVSSATVSRVINGSSLVRPETAERVQRVIEKTNFVPNGSATTLKYGRSSTFGLIIPDITNPFFPELIRCFEAILVSNDQDMLMATTDFQPAKLQRTIRRMLIRKVDAVALLAAEIETQPIESLMHNRVPLVTLDRRSIARGVSDVAVEYLSGMKQAVEHLKRLGHRRIGYIGGSLGLTISEHRVEGFRTAIEEAGLKYDPKFVLPGNYRISGGEAGMREILAMKTRPTAILATNDLTAIGAMRVARVQGVGIPEEISIIGFDDIELCEIVYPALTTLRLPRQELAQALFRALDVLAKHPHGRGHQSMVSTTLVIRDSTGPAPRDRKPAGKSV, from the coding sequence ATGGACATGCGAGACATTGCGAAGATCGCAGGCGTATCCAGCGCAACGGTCTCACGAGTTATCAATGGATCGTCTCTCGTTCGCCCTGAAACGGCGGAACGCGTGCAGCGGGTGATCGAGAAGACGAACTTTGTTCCCAATGGAAGTGCGACGACTCTGAAGTACGGGCGCAGCAGCACCTTCGGGCTCATCATTCCCGACATCACCAATCCGTTCTTCCCCGAACTGATTCGCTGCTTTGAAGCGATCCTGGTCTCCAACGACCAGGACATGCTGATGGCGACGACAGACTTTCAACCGGCGAAGCTGCAGCGGACTATTCGCCGGATGCTGATCCGCAAAGTCGATGCGGTTGCTCTGCTTGCGGCAGAGATCGAAACCCAGCCCATCGAATCACTCATGCATAACCGTGTTCCGCTCGTCACTCTCGACCGCCGCAGCATTGCGCGAGGCGTAAGCGATGTTGCCGTGGAGTATCTGAGCGGTATGAAGCAGGCGGTGGAACATCTGAAGCGGCTGGGGCATCGCCGCATTGGATATATCGGGGGCTCGCTTGGGCTGACGATCTCAGAACATCGTGTCGAGGGCTTCCGCACCGCAATCGAAGAGGCCGGATTGAAGTACGATCCAAAGTTTGTTCTGCCGGGAAATTACCGGATCAGCGGCGGAGAAGCCGGCATGCGCGAGATCCTGGCGATGAAAACGCGTCCGACTGCCATTCTGGCGACCAATGATCTTACAGCGATCGGAGCCATGCGGGTGGCACGCGTGCAGGGTGTTGGTATTCCTGAAGAGATTTCGATCATCGGATTTGATGACATTGAGTTGTGTGAGATCGTTTATCCCGCATTGACAACGCTTCGCCTGCCACGGCAGGAACTGGCTCAGGCGCTCTTCCGGGCTCTGGATGTATTGGCGAAGCATCCCCATGGAAGAGGACATCAGTCCATGGTGAGTACTACGCTTGTGATCAGGGACTCCACGGGGCCGGCCCCTCGGGACCGAAAGCCGGCCGGTAAGTCGGTTTGA
- a CDS encoding SDR family NAD(P)-dependent oxidoreductase, whose amino-acid sequence MTPGKNALVFGGASGIGWATSQTLLDQGAQVTIADLRRPADPRPSDPGRLRYTACDVRDASQVCEAVKKAVERGPLDWLVYSAGIQHYGSVVDTPIEEYDFVQQVNARGAFLACRSAIPAMTRGGAIVLVSSVQALACQEGVAAYAASKGTLEALTRAMAVDHAKDRIRVNAVLPGTVDTPMVRSSAERFGGRDGLEQTLEQWGGNHLLGRVAHATEIAHVIAFLLSDAASFMTGASYRVDGGLLSQLPVRL is encoded by the coding sequence ATGACCCCAGGAAAAAATGCACTGGTCTTTGGTGGAGCTTCTGGAATCGGATGGGCCACGTCACAAACACTATTGGATCAGGGAGCTCAGGTTACGATCGCCGATCTGCGAAGGCCGGCTGATCCAAGGCCGTCTGATCCAGGAAGACTGCGGTACACAGCCTGCGATGTACGCGATGCCAGCCAGGTCTGCGAGGCGGTCAAAAAAGCTGTCGAGCGTGGACCGCTTGACTGGCTGGTCTATAGTGCCGGTATTCAGCACTACGGATCGGTTGTCGATACACCGATCGAAGAGTACGACTTTGTCCAGCAAGTCAATGCTCGTGGGGCCTTCCTCGCCTGCCGGTCCGCCATTCCTGCAATGACGCGCGGCGGAGCGATTGTCCTGGTCTCGTCAGTACAAGCACTCGCCTGTCAGGAAGGCGTTGCGGCCTATGCAGCCAGCAAAGGAACACTTGAAGCTTTAACTCGTGCCATGGCTGTCGATCATGCAAAGGACAGAATCCGCGTTAATGCCGTTCTTCCGGGCACCGTAGACACGCCAATGGTTCGTTCTTCCGCAGAGCGCTTTGGAGGAAGGGACGGGCTGGAGCAAACGTTGGAACAGTGGGGAGGCAATCACCTGCTGGGCCGCGTAGCCCATGCCACCGAGATTGCGCACGTGATCGCGTTCCTGCTCAGCGACGCGGCCTCATTCATGACCGGGGCTTCCTATCGTGTCGATGGAGGTCTGCTGTCTCAGTTACCGGTGCGGCTGTAA
- the uxuA gene encoding mannonate dehydratase gives MLLEQTWRWFGPPDRVTLRDAREAGATGIVSALHELPAGGVWPVESIRARQAEIRSARMEWSVVESLEVTERIKMQTPGWRADVENFAQSIRNLAACGIRTIAYNWMPLFSWMRTHLREPAPKGGYTTRFDVLAFAAFDLYLLQRRDAEADWGEDLSRAAHDYLADLSSEEKELLQQTILQGLPGGHRSLTLQKTNDLLQEYSGLSSEDLRASLREFLMLVCPVAEECGVKLCIHPDDPPRPLLGLPRIVSTADDLQWLLQQYPHAANSLTFCTGALGVRADNDLLAMVRSFTPRIGFLHLRSTQRETVYPKGIETFFEAAHLEGDADLIGIIIELVKEKRRREFAGDHFHLPFRADHGQELLNDRERNAAPGYPAIGRLRGLAELRGALTMAERLIVDLE, from the coding sequence ATGTTATTGGAGCAAACCTGGCGCTGGTTCGGTCCGCCGGACCGTGTCACATTGCGAGACGCGAGAGAAGCCGGCGCGACCGGAATTGTATCGGCGCTGCATGAACTTCCGGCTGGGGGGGTGTGGCCGGTTGAGAGCATCCGGGCTCGTCAGGCTGAGATACGGTCTGCGCGTATGGAATGGTCCGTCGTCGAAAGCCTCGAGGTCACGGAGCGCATCAAGATGCAGACACCCGGTTGGCGCGCTGACGTAGAGAACTTCGCCCAGTCGATTCGAAATCTGGCGGCCTGCGGCATACGGACTATCGCTTACAACTGGATGCCCCTCTTCAGTTGGATGAGAACCCATCTGCGCGAACCGGCGCCAAAGGGTGGATACACTACCCGCTTCGACGTGCTTGCCTTCGCGGCATTCGATCTCTATCTGCTGCAACGGAGGGACGCGGAGGCTGACTGGGGTGAAGACCTGAGCCGAGCGGCCCATGACTATCTTGCAGATCTGTCTTCAGAAGAGAAAGAGCTGCTGCAGCAGACGATCCTGCAAGGTCTCCCTGGAGGACACCGGTCGCTCACGCTGCAGAAGACGAATGATCTCCTGCAGGAGTATTCCGGCCTCTCCTCAGAAGATCTTCGAGCCTCACTTCGAGAGTTCCTCATGCTGGTCTGCCCTGTAGCTGAAGAGTGCGGTGTGAAGCTTTGTATCCATCCGGATGACCCGCCACGCCCGTTGTTGGGTTTACCCAGAATCGTCAGCACTGCAGATGACCTGCAATGGCTTCTACAGCAATACCCTCATGCAGCCAATTCGCTCACCTTCTGTACCGGAGCGCTGGGTGTAAGAGCTGACAACGACCTGCTGGCGATGGTGCGGAGTTTTACTCCTCGCATTGGTTTTCTCCACCTGCGCTCGACACAACGGGAGACCGTCTATCCCAAAGGCATCGAGACTTTTTTTGAGGCGGCTCATCTCGAAGGAGATGCTGACCTGATCGGGATCATCATCGAACTCGTGAAGGAAAAGCGTCGGCGCGAGTTTGCCGGCGATCATTTCCATTTACCGTTCCGGGCTGACCACGGTCAGGAGCTGCTCAATGACCGCGAACGAAATGCCGCTCCCGGATATCCCGCCATCGGGCGTCTACGAGGGCTTGCGGAGCTGCGTGGCGCTCTCACTATGGCTGAACGACTGATCGTGGATTTGGAGTAG
- a CDS encoding substrate-binding domain-containing protein, with product MKHASKPAPAEGTKRGYTIQAVVRAASIINAFQSTSEVLDLRVVAARTGLHKATTFRLLETLVETRMLERAGKQGYRCCVQTARAKRYRIGYASQSNLLPFTTTVSDSLGVAANAANIDLLVLNNGFSPRVALQNAETFVAEKVDLVVDSQINVAVAAQIAAKFSDARIPFIALDIPHPGAIYYGADNYKAGRMAGRHLARWAEKNWKNGPEQIILLGVDAAGPLLNARLTGVLDGINEVGQYARTVPTHHYDTKGGQFEATLDIVRRHIRRRKPERALVGAVNDSTALAALQAFREVGLERACAIAGQDGSVAAREEMRRASTRLVCSVAYFPEMYGERIIQLALDVLKHKPVAPAVFVPHELITPQNVDKIYPNDSWMKVKPNRV from the coding sequence ATGAAGCATGCATCGAAACCAGCTCCGGCAGAAGGCACAAAACGGGGATATACGATTCAGGCAGTTGTCCGTGCCGCTTCGATCATCAACGCATTTCAATCAACCTCTGAGGTATTGGACCTCCGTGTAGTAGCGGCAAGAACCGGACTTCATAAAGCCACTACGTTTCGCCTGCTGGAAACTCTGGTGGAGACGCGCATGCTGGAGCGAGCGGGGAAGCAAGGGTATCGCTGTTGTGTTCAAACGGCGCGCGCCAAACGCTATCGGATCGGCTATGCCTCTCAAAGCAATCTCCTGCCGTTTACAACGACCGTGAGCGACAGCCTGGGAGTTGCCGCAAATGCAGCGAATATCGATCTGCTGGTGCTGAACAACGGCTTCAGCCCGAGGGTGGCGCTGCAGAATGCCGAGACTTTCGTTGCCGAGAAGGTTGATCTTGTCGTCGACTCCCAGATCAATGTAGCGGTCGCTGCGCAGATCGCGGCGAAGTTCTCCGATGCCCGTATTCCGTTCATCGCGCTGGATATTCCTCATCCTGGCGCCATTTACTACGGCGCGGACAACTACAAAGCGGGGCGCATGGCAGGAAGGCACCTCGCACGATGGGCCGAGAAGAACTGGAAGAACGGTCCTGAGCAGATCATTCTGCTCGGCGTCGATGCAGCCGGCCCGCTTCTGAATGCGAGGCTGACCGGCGTTCTGGACGGCATCAATGAGGTTGGGCAGTACGCCCGCACTGTTCCGACGCATCACTATGACACCAAGGGCGGACAGTTTGAGGCTACCCTTGACATCGTCCGTCGTCACATCCGCCGTAGAAAGCCGGAGCGTGCCCTGGTGGGCGCGGTAAACGATTCCACGGCCCTGGCGGCGCTGCAGGCTTTCCGTGAGGTGGGCCTTGAGCGTGCATGCGCCATTGCAGGACAGGATGGCAGTGTCGCTGCCCGTGAGGAGATGCGACGTGCCTCGACACGACTGGTCTGTTCCGTTGCCTATTTCCCCGAGATGTACGGAGAACGGATCATCCAATTGGCATTGGATGTTTTGAAGCACAAACCCGTGGCCCCAGCTGTCTTTGTGCCACATGAACTCATCACGCCCCAGAACGTGGACAAGATCTATCCAAACGATAGCTGGATGAAGGTCAAGCCTAACCGGGTCTAA
- a CDS encoding carboxypeptidase regulatory-like domain-containing protein, which yields MQVNNEKEIKGHHLLRRVWMRPFFSLALSFPGVVSSALAVTLVSATAFAQTGQGSISGTIRDSQGDLVPGARIEVVSDATKVSQVATTNNAGLFQIQSLNPGSYMVLIVKEGFEKTTVKTVNVSGVGVTPIDVMLTLGSTTETVTVNSDAELISKTDTDVVTTVDNALVLNLPYPERSSLGAALLVPGVEGDPLQPGGISTENPGAYTSYVTPGAGIVIGGAPPGTSSIVVDGSDVTQASLARTGVNLSGRQVQEATVIVTGLSAKYGRTGGGVIVQSSAPGTSNYHGAISWRHTDPYFNAFPDGNTAPSALRENYYGFYVGGPIWIPKVYPHKDKSFFFVGIEPARMQNSFGFRGIFPTPDELSGKLHNSLALLNQSILKSQGYAAALAAPRIGAINYQSTVDANGFPNGPYDASQIRAVPNDDVSAQLSKNQLAQFVLSQFPTPSNPGPYVKFDNAQATSQNDGTNATYKRGVINKDNRYSFRIDHHFNDTDQMFVRYTVIPVNAARFFAVDPSNPLTIVPTDLANTHDIALGYSHVFTNNIANSFHYSFMRVNQQRLAPPSTRSKDYAGAYGLTPASFGYGFPSLGNLNANGVGYTMQMGLSNAAIQVDQNFIAGDDITWTHGRHVVEFGADIRWLQSSQYDLGGATGGRYSFTASSTNNGSTGGAPLASFILGSIASFSNTPVAVPGYYRWRYYAGYIQDKWRITPNLTIDAGVRYELETPRMEKFNNQAYINLSTAGNLNGLLPTTSAFCFSGACGNPQSLWPINYKGIEPRVGFVYAPTPKTSIRAAYTLQRLPLTGYENTPDPNFNVASQAVGGQSGGVTPNSTVNYITNPIGPLTSAYTALAGNRGPILYSTGLSPVFVNQSNAVPYTQTWSFTLQYQPAARTVVQATYNGSKGTHLIGPFTNALNVPSLGTLVNAIQTHQNLGATSPNKYGITQNGALVSESNLQLLNPYQNFYNQPLPEIYPRGGTMEYNGLYLSVNQRFGHGLSALANYTWSKIMDNIPDTNTGANGGGFGFVAPQDPTNPYAEWAVASFDQASRLKIGYTYDLPIGSGHFFSAHNRLLDNIIGNISTAGIATYADGLPNSVILGTGNAGYFVSVTPSGTNGCTASGSNKYCTASALPANYGYTLRPDIIPGVPLINKDWKKNALNSNFTPYLNPAAFAVPGSVNNPRLGNAPRTLAGARSPREALFDMRFSKGIKFESRYAINVNATFSNVFNHPVYYGVGRALLSSTTASNVTGAVTPVNAANFGQFNQSQTAGMSRVIRIGAEFTF from the coding sequence ATGCAAGTTAACAACGAAAAAGAGATCAAGGGACACCACCTGCTACGCAGGGTCTGGATGCGCCCATTCTTCTCTCTCGCACTTTCTTTTCCAGGCGTGGTTTCTTCCGCTCTGGCCGTAACGCTGGTTTCTGCCACCGCCTTCGCGCAGACTGGGCAGGGTTCTATCAGCGGTACTATCCGTGACAGCCAGGGCGATCTGGTCCCAGGGGCAAGGATTGAGGTTGTCAGCGATGCGACCAAGGTATCGCAGGTGGCGACTACCAATAACGCCGGTCTCTTTCAGATTCAGTCGCTCAACCCAGGGTCCTACATGGTGCTCATTGTCAAAGAAGGATTTGAGAAAACGACCGTCAAGACGGTCAACGTCTCAGGTGTCGGAGTGACCCCAATTGATGTCATGTTGACATTGGGATCGACCACCGAGACGGTCACGGTCAATTCCGACGCGGAACTGATCAGCAAGACCGACACCGATGTTGTCACGACAGTCGACAACGCACTCGTGCTGAACCTGCCATATCCTGAACGCAGTTCCCTGGGTGCAGCGTTGCTGGTACCAGGGGTAGAAGGTGATCCCCTGCAGCCGGGCGGCATCTCTACGGAGAATCCAGGCGCCTACACGAGTTATGTCACACCGGGTGCTGGAATTGTGATCGGCGGAGCACCTCCAGGAACAAGTTCCATCGTCGTGGACGGATCTGACGTGACCCAGGCAAGCCTCGCGCGCACCGGTGTCAACCTTTCCGGCCGTCAGGTGCAGGAAGCGACCGTCATTGTTACAGGACTCTCCGCGAAGTATGGAAGAACTGGCGGCGGCGTCATCGTGCAGAGCAGCGCGCCGGGTACCAGCAACTATCACGGAGCGATTTCGTGGCGGCACACCGATCCCTATTTCAACGCCTTTCCTGACGGTAATACCGCGCCAAGCGCGCTCCGTGAGAACTACTACGGCTTCTATGTCGGTGGCCCGATCTGGATTCCGAAGGTCTATCCGCACAAGGATAAGTCTTTCTTCTTTGTAGGTATTGAGCCCGCCCGGATGCAGAACTCGTTTGGTTTCCGCGGTATCTTTCCAACTCCCGATGAACTTTCCGGAAAGCTTCACAACTCTCTTGCTCTGTTGAATCAGAGCATCTTGAAGAGCCAGGGATATGCTGCGGCCCTCGCAGCTCCGCGCATAGGAGCGATTAACTATCAGTCCACTGTCGATGCCAATGGCTTCCCGAACGGACCGTATGATGCGTCGCAGATTCGCGCGGTTCCGAATGACGACGTCTCTGCGCAGTTGTCAAAGAACCAGTTGGCGCAGTTCGTGCTGTCGCAGTTTCCTACCCCAAGCAATCCCGGACCGTATGTCAAGTTTGATAACGCCCAGGCCACTTCCCAGAACGATGGGACCAATGCGACGTACAAGCGCGGTGTGATCAATAAGGATAATCGGTATTCCTTCCGCATCGATCATCATTTCAACGATACCGATCAGATGTTTGTCCGTTACACGGTGATTCCGGTAAATGCTGCCCGGTTCTTTGCCGTGGATCCTTCAAATCCGTTGACGATTGTTCCGACGGACTTAGCCAATACGCATGACATTGCATTGGGATACTCACACGTTTTTACAAACAATATCGCCAACAGCTTCCATTACTCCTTCATGCGCGTCAATCAGCAGCGCCTCGCTCCGCCCAGCACGCGTTCCAAGGATTACGCGGGAGCGTATGGTCTTACTCCGGCATCCTTCGGATATGGCTTCCCAAGCCTTGGCAACCTGAACGCCAACGGAGTCGGGTACACCATGCAGATGGGCCTCTCCAATGCGGCAATCCAGGTGGACCAGAACTTTATCGCCGGGGACGACATTACCTGGACCCACGGTCGCCACGTAGTAGAGTTCGGTGCTGACATCCGCTGGCTGCAATCGAGTCAGTATGATCTGGGCGGAGCCACGGGAGGACGCTATTCCTTCACAGCCAGCAGCACCAACAACGGTTCGACTGGTGGCGCACCTCTGGCCAGCTTTATTCTCGGAAGTATTGCGTCGTTCTCCAATACGCCGGTTGCGGTGCCTGGCTATTACCGCTGGCGCTACTACGCCGGCTACATCCAGGACAAATGGCGCATCACACCAAACCTGACGATTGATGCCGGTGTCCGCTATGAGCTTGAGACTCCTCGTATGGAGAAGTTCAACAATCAGGCGTATATCAATCTGAGCACCGCTGGAAATCTCAATGGCCTGCTGCCGACCACCTCAGCGTTCTGCTTCTCAGGTGCATGCGGCAACCCACAGTCACTCTGGCCGATCAACTACAAGGGAATTGAGCCCCGCGTTGGCTTTGTCTATGCCCCCACGCCCAAAACATCCATACGTGCTGCATACACACTGCAACGGCTGCCGCTGACGGGATACGAGAATACGCCGGATCCCAACTTCAACGTTGCGTCTCAGGCGGTCGGCGGTCAGAGCGGAGGTGTGACGCCGAATTCAACGGTGAATTACATCACCAATCCAATTGGGCCGCTCACCTCTGCCTATACGGCCCTGGCAGGCAATCGTGGACCGATTCTGTACTCTACGGGGCTGTCGCCGGTGTTTGTAAATCAAAGTAATGCTGTTCCTTATACTCAGACCTGGTCGTTTACGCTGCAGTATCAGCCGGCAGCGCGCACGGTGGTACAGGCGACCTATAACGGCTCTAAGGGAACGCATCTCATCGGCCCTTTCACGAACGCACTCAATGTCCCGAGCCTCGGCACACTTGTCAACGCGATTCAGACGCACCAGAATCTGGGAGCTACGTCGCCGAACAAGTATGGCATCACCCAGAATGGAGCGCTGGTCAGCGAAAGCAACCTTCAACTCCTCAATCCCTACCAGAATTTCTACAACCAGCCACTCCCTGAGATCTATCCGCGTGGTGGAACCATGGAGTACAACGGGCTCTATCTCAGCGTGAACCAGCGTTTTGGACATGGCCTTTCCGCACTGGCGAACTATACCTGGTCAAAGATCATGGACAACATTCCGGATACCAACACGGGAGCGAATGGTGGAGGCTTCGGATTTGTGGCTCCACAGGATCCGACCAACCCATACGCCGAATGGGCGGTCGCAAGCTTCGACCAGGCAAGCCGCCTTAAGATCGGTTATACGTACGATCTTCCGATCGGCTCTGGACACTTCTTCAGCGCCCACAACCGTCTTCTGGATAACATCATCGGCAATATCTCTACAGCGGGTATCGCCACTTATGCGGACGGTTTGCCAAACTCCGTAATCCTGGGAACGGGAAATGCCGGCTACTTCGTTTCGGTAACGCCTTCCGGTACGAACGGATGCACTGCGAGCGGCTCTAATAAGTACTGCACTGCAAGCGCTCTTCCTGCGAACTATGGTTATACTTTGCGGCCGGATATCATTCCCGGCGTTCCATTGATCAACAAAGACTGGAAGAAGAACGCTCTGAACTCCAACTTTACGCCTTACCTCAATCCGGCGGCATTTGCTGTGCCCGGTTCTGTCAACAATCCCCGGCTGGGAAACGCGCCTCGTACCCTGGCCGGCGCACGCAGTCCGCGTGAAGCGCTATTCGATATGCGCTTCAGTAAGGGCATCAAGTTCGAAAGCCGTTACGCTATCAATGTCAACGCAACCTTCAGCAATGTCTTCAATCACCCGGTCTACTATGGCGTGGGACGGGCCCTGCTGAGTTCTACGACTGCTTCTAACGTCACCGGAGCTGTAACGCCGGTGAATGCGGCAAACTTTGGACAATTCAACCAGTCGCAGACCGCAGGTATGTCCCGCGTCATTCGTATCGGGGCGGAGTTTACTTTCTAA